One Brassica oleracea var. oleracea cultivar TO1000 chromosome C7, BOL, whole genome shotgun sequence genomic window carries:
- the LOC106305847 gene encoding uncharacterized protein LOC106305847 — MSTHTQHLSSSQRAVEEKKQRMVVLGIQSLNWYVHGGFMEKKKKHLMGIVRATERDDSPSSSSSQRFEIDRDKAREALKQLDQQIESQADEKPRTFVKTSSDVVRTSSGGSSSMDPFMFEEPPEMSGSFLTTTAFLLLAFTLFYNILFFTVIKPSMDGPESVPADKRVAMSDSELVQFPLSSFPENTIKQ, encoded by the coding sequence ATGTCCACACACACACAACATTTATCATCATCACAGAGAGCCGTAGAAGAAAAGAAACAGAGAATGGTGGTGTTAGGGATACAGTCTCTTAATTGGTACGTACATGGCGGATTCATGGAGAAGAAGAAAAAACATCTGATGGGTATTGTAAGAGCCACTGAAAGAGACGACTCACCTTCTTCTTCTTCTTCACAAAGATTCGAAATCGATAGAGATAAAGCTAGAGAAGCTCTGAAACAGCTTGACCAACAAATCGAATCTCAAGCCGATGAAAAACCAAGAACCTTCGTCAAGACATCATCGGACGTTGTCAGAACAAGTAGTGGAGGTTCTTCATCAATGGATCCGTTCATGTTTGAAGAACCACCTGAGATGTCCGGATCGTTCCTCACAACTACAGCTTTTCTTCTCTTAGCTTTTACTCTGTTCTATAATATTTTGTTCTTTACAGTTATTAAACCATCCATGGATGGACCAGAATCAGTTCCAGCAGACAAGAGAGTAGCTATGTCTGATTCTGAACTTGTCCAGTTTCCACTTTCGTCTTTTCCTGAAAACACTATCAAACAGTAA
- the LOC106305846 gene encoding purple acid phosphatase 7-like codes for MKMSALSVRFMFLVLCMFFSHSLSKLERLEHPVTKSDGSLNILVVGDWGRQGGFNQSLVAHQMGIVGEQLDIDYVISVGDNFYDDGLKGDTDPAFEASFSHIYTHPSLQKQWYSVLGNHDYRGNVAAQLSHVLTQKDWRWFCRRSFVLLSGMVELFFVDTNPFVEQYFTDPEDHTYDWSNVLPRDRYISNLLHDLDLEMKKSRATWKFVVGHHGIKTAGEHGVTQELVDQLLPILEENKVDVYMNGHDHCLQHIGSDGGIQFLTSGGGSKAWRGVILPWDPKELKLYYDGQGFMSLHITHYQAKFIYYDISGNVLHQFTLSK; via the exons ATGAAGATGTCTGCATTGAGTGTTCGTTTTATGTTTCTTGTTCTATGTATGTTCTTCAGTCATTCTTTGTCAAAGCTTGAAAGGTTGGAGCATCCGGTGACGAAATCTGATGGCTCTTTGAACATTCTGGTCGTTGGAGATTGGGGACGGCAAGGAGGATTTAATCAATCTCTCGTTGCTCATCAG ATGGGAATTGTGGGAGAGCAACTAGACATAGATTATGTGATATCAGTGGGAGATAATTTCTATGACGACGGTTTAAAAGGAGACACTGATCCTGCTTTTGAAGCTTCATTCTCTCATATCTACACTCATCCTAGTCTCCAAAAACAGTGGTATTCGG TTTTGGGGAACCATGATTACAGAGGAAATGTTGCTGCACAACTAAGTCATGTTCTTACCCAAAAAGATTGGAGATGGTTTTGTCGCAGATCTTTTGTCTTACTCTCAG GAATGGTGGAGCTTTTCTTCGTGGATACAAATCCATTTGTAGAACAATACTTCACAGATCCAGAAGACCACACTTATGATTGGAGCAACGTGTTACCCAGGGATAGATATATCTCCAACCTCTTACAT GATTTAGATTTAGAGATGAAAAAGTCGCGTGCCACATGGAAATTTGTCGTGGGACATCATGGGATCAAAACCGCAGGTGAGCATGGTGTGACCCAAGAGCTTGTCGATCAACTTCTTCCAATTCTAGAG GAAAATAAAGTGGACGTGTACATGAACGGACATGATCATTGCTTGCAGCACATTGGGTCCGACGG TGGGATTCAATTTCTGACAAGTGGAGGAGGATCAAAGGCATGGAGAGGAGTTATTCTGCCGTGGGATCCAAAAGAACTAAAACTTTATTACGACGGACAAGGTTTCATGTCTCTTCACATTACTCACTATCAAGCTAAGTTCATCTACTATGATATTTCCGGCAATGTTCTTCACCAATTCACCTTGTCCAAATAA